A single region of the Vicia villosa cultivar HV-30 ecotype Madison, WI linkage group LG4, Vvil1.0, whole genome shotgun sequence genome encodes:
- the LOC131595511 gene encoding SAC3 family protein B isoform X2: protein MEETKYQGFSKNSGPAKRFQSKPAFGFNDPSPSSPITTPIPPSTPSSIESPGWSDGQNMLYKDLGGQTPERTTSVAKFIASRDSKSGITARVYRSPPLLESTRSPPISYADIDDSRNPNQTVLMNKPALAHSTLDGQANLSVNYPNFSVRPVQSSLTPSFDSQNPRPSFTKELNQGSKRTRSPPSSSTNIHENFNDAQKDFRRPSISSRLGSTSNILKTSPHSQLHQISSPFSIAEAAGSRPIISTAPKRTRSPPSFSPTETLERNSEDNSEREMLAKAKRLARFKVELSKSEHHNDDTVGHTTSVLEKKDMGGHMDSASNITNGHGVNENEGQETSNVIIGLCPDMCPESERGERERKGDLDQYERVDGDRNVTSRLLAVKKYTRTAEREASLIRPMPILKKTIGYLLTLLDQPYDERFLGIYNFLWDRMRAIRMDLRMQHIFNQGAITMLEQMIKLHIIAMHELCEYTKGEGFSEGFDAHLNIEQMNKASVELFQLYDDHRKKGVYIPTEKEFRGYYALLKLDKHPGYKVEPAELSLDLAKMTPEIRQTPEVLFARNVARACRTGNFIAFFRLARKATYLQACLMHAHFAKLRTQALASLHSGVQNNQGLPVAHVANWLAMEDEDIEVLLEYHGFLIKAFGEPYMVKEGLFLNADTEYPTKCSKLVHKKRSGRIVEDVSPSIHAELLPGKTMKEIPMMKTYKHEPQTVSAAKNNSSVQKLDEKIPESKAIYSPKDSKSGKALREMQSVQNSAKDYDMARTHPSPLGFPFDNIMPEPQQTRIGGLKIVNSYMVAEASPRRNSPSNVDARSLEIIPKTVPPEGSLTNSFFLPLPVAQSASKDDSMFIHQEHEDEVHEVSESCHDEEVAEAKLKLFLRLWRRRVSKLRMLREERQLASSAALNSLPLGPPIRHCIEKPCNFDKFDIDVTMRERYETQENSQSRLNVSDVVGDTIARRNPDAKCLCWKIILCSQKSSAYEMGKAGLWLTSKIMPCSDNDVVISSPDLVIWRKWIRSQSDIDPTCCFSVIRDTAVGIRDEVVSGASGILFLVSESISWKHQRVNLHNLLMSIPSDACLPLLILCSSGSYDERSSSVIINELGLQDIDNLRVSSFLVVFLRENQQMKHLDGFFSDTRLREGLQWLAGESPSQPNLHRVKIRELVHMHISSFSGVQDIISNSKLSPNDCISLFNKALDYSMQEIIAAANSNPAGWPCPEIGLLDKSFNEDRVVKSYLPTLGWSSNEKTQPIIHALQNCKLPIFTDDLSWLARGSKVGQEIENQKTQLENCLIQYLTHTSNMMGISLAAKEARVITQTCAKLELCGSSYRVVPHWGLISRRIFNWRLTGLSSREISAAYISEHHHNVALQNMGFEACLSSSYYTDTSLDEMISVICNSPLPANDRRPRPEALHGLPHMNFDDETTNLRDAESNLRLQELPNINTGRTYGINNAKSESLLSKKPSKEADKLSKLLEQCNLLQDGIDKKLSVYF, encoded by the exons ATGGAGGAGACAAAGTATCAAGGATTTAGCAAGAATTCAGGACCCGCTAAACGTTTTCAATCTAAACCCGCTTTTGGTTTCAACgatccttctccttcttctccaaTAACAACCCCAATTCCACCTTCAACTCCCAG ctCCATTGAATCTCCTGGTTGGAGTGATGGTCAGAATATGTTATATAAAGATTTGGGTGGCCAAACTCCCGAAAGGACCACTTCTGTCGCAAAATTTATTGCTTCGCGTGATTCAAAGTCTGGTATTACAGCCAGAGTCTATAGATCTCCTCCACTCCTAGAAAGCACCCGATCTCCTCCTATATCATATGCGGATATTGATGATTCGAGGAACCCGAATCAAACTGTCCTAATGAATAA GCCTGCTTTAGCTCACAGTACATTGGATGGACAGGCCAATCTATCTGTCAATTATCCTAACTTTTCGGTCCGTCCAGTCCAGTCTTCTCTCACTCCATCTTTTGATTCTCAGAATCCTCGACCTAGTTTTACAAAAGAACTTAATCAAGGTTCAAAGAGAACTAGGTCCCCTCCTTCATCATCTACCAACATACACGAGAATTTTAACGATGCTCAAAAGGACTTTAGAAG ACCTTCTATATCTTCTAGATTGGGAAGCACATCAAATATTCTAAAGACCAGCCCTCATTCTCAACTTCATCAAATCTCTTCGCCGTTTAGTATTGCCGAAGCTGCTGGAAGCAGGCCCATCATCTCCACTGCTCCTAAAAGAACAAGGTCACCTCCATCATTTTCACCCACTGAAACCCTTGAAAGAAACTCCGAAGACAACTCTGAACG TGAAATGTTAGCCAAGGCAAAGCGTTTAGCTCGCTTCAAGGTAGAGTTAAGCAAATCTGAACATCATAATGATGACACTGTAGGCCATACAACGTCAGTGTTGGAGAAGAAAGATATGGGAGGACATATGGATTCAGCAAGCAACATTACTAATGGCCATGGTGTTAATGAAAATGAAGGGCAGGAAACATCCAATGTTATTATTGGTTTATGTCCAGATATGTGTCCTG AGTCAGAGAGGGGAGAGCGTGAAAGGAAAGGGGATCTTGACCAATATGAACGCGTGGACGGGGACAGAAACGTAACCAGCAGACTTCTTGCAGTTAAGAAG TATACTAGGACAGCAGAGAGGGAAGCCAGCTTGATCCGGCCTATGCCCATCTTGAAGAAGACAATTGGTTATCTGCTAACTTTACTAGATCAACCTTATGATGAAAGGTTTCTTGGCATATACAACTTCTTGTGGGACAGGATGAGAGCTATTCGGATGGACCTGAGAATGCAGCACATTTTCAATCAAGGAGCTATTACTATGTTGGAACAGATG ATAAAATTACACATCATTGCAATGCATGAGTTATGTGAATATACTAAAGGAGAGGGATTTTCTGAGGGTTTTGACGCTCACCTCAATATTGAACAGATGAACAAAGCTTCAGTTGAATTGTTCCAATTGTATGATGATCACAGGAAGAAAGGAGTGTATATTCCCACAGAAAAAGAGTTTCGTGGCTATTATGCGCTTCTTAAACTGGATAAGCACCCTGGTTATAAA GTTGAACCTGCAGAGCTCTCCCTTGATCTTGCTAAGATGACTCCAGAGATAAGGCAGACGCCAGAAGTTCTATTTGCCCGCAATGTAGCAAG agCTTGCAGAACGGGTAATTTTATCGCCTTCTTTCGGCTTGCGAGAAAAGCAACTTATCTTCAAGCATGTCTAATGCACGCGCACTTTGCAAAG CTGCGTACCCAAGCACTTGCTTCTCTACATTCTGGTGTACAGAATAACCAAGGTCTTCCTGTTGCTCATGTTgctaattggcttgctatggag GATGAAGACATAGAGGTTCTTTTGGAGTATCATGGGTTCTTGATAAAAGCATTTGGCGAACCATACATGGTGAAGGAAGGTCTGTTTCTTAATGCTGATACGGAATACCCCACAAAGTGCTCCAAACTTGTGCACAAGAAAAGGTCTGGAAGGATTGTTGAGGATGTTTCACCCTCAATTCATGCTGAATTACTACCTGGCAAGACTATGAAAGAGATTCCGATGATGAAAACATACAAGCATGAGCCCCAAACAGTTTCAGCTGCTAAAAACAATAGTTCTGTCCAGAAGCTCGATGAGAAAATTCCAGAATCTAAAGCCATTTACTCTCCAAAGGATAGTAAATCAGGAAAGGCGTTAAGGGAAATGCAAAGTGTTCAGAACAGTGCAAAAGATTATGATATGGCTAGGACTCATCCATCACCATTGGGCTTCCCCTTTGATAATATTATGCCCGAACCACAACAAACAAGAATTGGCGGTTTAAAGATTGTCAATTCTTATATGGTTGCTGAAGCCTCACCAAGGAGAAACTCACCCTCTAATGTGGATGCCAGGTCACTGGAGATTATACCAAAAACTGTTCCGCCAGAAGGTTCATTAACTAATAGCTTTTTTTTGCCACTTCCTGTGGCCCAGAGTGCATCCAAGGATGATTCCATGTTTATTCACCAAGAACATGAAGATGAAGTTCACGAAGTTAGTGAAAGTTGTCACGATGAAGAAGTTGCTGAGGCCAAGCTGAAGTTGTTTTTAAG GTTATGGAGGAGACGAGTGTCGAAATTAAGAATGTTACGGGAAGAGAGGCAATTAGCATCAAGTGCTGCACTGAATTCATTACCATTGGGCCCCCCAATTCGACATTGTATAGAA AAACCCTGTAATTTTGACAAGTTTGACATTGATGTAACGATGAGGGAGAGATATGAAACACAGGAAAACTCACAGTCAAGGCTTAATGTTTCCGACGTAGTTGGAGATACAATAGCCAGAAGAAATCCAGATGCTAAATGCTTGTGCTGGAAAATTATTCTATGCTCTCAGAAGAGCAGTGCATATGAAATGGGAAAAGCAGGCTTGTGGTTAACCTCAAAGATCATGCCTTGCAGCGATAATGATGTGGTGATTTCATCTCCTGACTTGGTAATATGGAGGAAATGGATTCGAAGTCAATCTGACATTGATCCTACATGCTGCTTCTCTGTCATTAGAGATACAGCAGTTGGTATTCGAGATGAGGTAGTATCAGGGGCAAGTGGAATTTTGTTTCTAGTATCTGAGAGCATCTCATGGAAACATCAGAGAGTTAATCTCCATAATCTTTTGATGTCGATTCCTTCTGATGCTTGTTTGCCTCTACTCATCCTATGCAGTAGTGGCTCATACGACGAAAGGTCCTCTTCTGTTATAATCAATGAGCTAGGCCTTCAAGACATTGATAACTTACGGGTCAGTAGCTTTCTTGTTGTTTTCCTCAGGGAAAACCAGCAGATGAAACACTTGGATGGATTTTTCAGTGATACCCGTTTAAGAGAAGGACTGCAATGGCTGGCAGGTGAATCACCTTCGCAACCCAACCTCCACCGTGTGAAAATTAGAGAACTTGTTCACATGCACATCAGTTCCTTTTCAGGGGTGCAGGACATCATTAGTAACTCCAAGTTGAGCCCTAATGACTGCATCTCATTGTTCAATAAGGCCTTGGATTATTCAATGCAGGAGATTATTGCTGCTGCCAATTCAAATCCTGCCGGTTGGCCATGTCCAGAGATTGGTTTACTTGACAAGTCTTTTAATGAAGATAGAGTAGTAAAAAGTTATTTGCCAACTTTGGGATGGAGTTCAAATGAGAAAACTCAACCAATCATCCATGCCTTGCAAAACTGTAAGCTCCCTATTTTTACTGATGATTTATCCTGGTTGGCTAGAGGTTCGAAAGTTGGGCAGGAGATCGAGAATCAGAAGACACAGCTTGAGAATTGCTTGATCCAATACCTGACTCATACTAGTAATATGATGGGAATTTCATTGGCTGCAAAAGAGGCACGTGTCATAACACAAACATGTGCTAAACTTGAGCTGTGCGGTTCAAGCTACCGTGTAGTTCCACATTGGGGTTTGATTTCTCGTCGAATTTTTAACTGGCGATTGACAGGTTTATCTAGTAGAGAAATTTCTGCGGCTTACATCTCAGAACACCATCATAACGTTGCTCTTCAAAATATGGGCTTTGAAGCATGCTTATCCTCTTCTTACTATACAGATACATCTTTAGATGAAATGATCAGTGTTATCTGCAACTCTCCACTTCCTGCTAATGACAGGAGGCCTAGGCCCGAAGCACTTCATGGTCTTCCACATATGAATTTTGATGACGAGACTACTAACTTAAGGGATGCTGAAAGTAATCTTCGACTTCAGGAGTTGCCTAACATTAACACAGGCCGCACATATGGTATAAACAATGCTAAAAGTGAATCGTTACTCAGTAAGAAACCAAGCAAAGAAGCTGACAAGTTGAGCAAGCTATTGGAGCAATGTAACTTACTGCAGGATGGCATTGATAAGAAGCTATCTGTATACTTCTGA
- the LOC131595511 gene encoding SAC3 family protein B isoform X1, whose product MEETKYQGFSKNSGPAKRFQSKPAFGFNDPSPSSPITTPIPPSTPSSIESPGWSDGQNMLYKDLGGQTPERTTSVAKFIASRDSKSGITARVYRSPPLLESTRSPPISYADIDDSRNPNQTVLMNNRPNMHMEGQGHLLPLKSQSPPLVPLNHQSVPNFQAPSISVQQPALAHSTLDGQANLSVNYPNFSVRPVQSSLTPSFDSQNPRPSFTKELNQGSKRTRSPPSSSTNIHENFNDAQKDFRRPSISSRLGSTSNILKTSPHSQLHQISSPFSIAEAAGSRPIISTAPKRTRSPPSFSPTETLERNSEDNSEREMLAKAKRLARFKVELSKSEHHNDDTVGHTTSVLEKKDMGGHMDSASNITNGHGVNENEGQETSNVIIGLCPDMCPESERGERERKGDLDQYERVDGDRNVTSRLLAVKKYTRTAEREASLIRPMPILKKTIGYLLTLLDQPYDERFLGIYNFLWDRMRAIRMDLRMQHIFNQGAITMLEQMIKLHIIAMHELCEYTKGEGFSEGFDAHLNIEQMNKASVELFQLYDDHRKKGVYIPTEKEFRGYYALLKLDKHPGYKVEPAELSLDLAKMTPEIRQTPEVLFARNVARACRTGNFIAFFRLARKATYLQACLMHAHFAKLRTQALASLHSGVQNNQGLPVAHVANWLAMEDEDIEVLLEYHGFLIKAFGEPYMVKEGLFLNADTEYPTKCSKLVHKKRSGRIVEDVSPSIHAELLPGKTMKEIPMMKTYKHEPQTVSAAKNNSSVQKLDEKIPESKAIYSPKDSKSGKALREMQSVQNSAKDYDMARTHPSPLGFPFDNIMPEPQQTRIGGLKIVNSYMVAEASPRRNSPSNVDARSLEIIPKTVPPEGSLTNSFFLPLPVAQSASKDDSMFIHQEHEDEVHEVSESCHDEEVAEAKLKLFLRLWRRRVSKLRMLREERQLASSAALNSLPLGPPIRHCIEKPCNFDKFDIDVTMRERYETQENSQSRLNVSDVVGDTIARRNPDAKCLCWKIILCSQKSSAYEMGKAGLWLTSKIMPCSDNDVVISSPDLVIWRKWIRSQSDIDPTCCFSVIRDTAVGIRDEVVSGASGILFLVSESISWKHQRVNLHNLLMSIPSDACLPLLILCSSGSYDERSSSVIINELGLQDIDNLRVSSFLVVFLRENQQMKHLDGFFSDTRLREGLQWLAGESPSQPNLHRVKIRELVHMHISSFSGVQDIISNSKLSPNDCISLFNKALDYSMQEIIAAANSNPAGWPCPEIGLLDKSFNEDRVVKSYLPTLGWSSNEKTQPIIHALQNCKLPIFTDDLSWLARGSKVGQEIENQKTQLENCLIQYLTHTSNMMGISLAAKEARVITQTCAKLELCGSSYRVVPHWGLISRRIFNWRLTGLSSREISAAYISEHHHNVALQNMGFEACLSSSYYTDTSLDEMISVICNSPLPANDRRPRPEALHGLPHMNFDDETTNLRDAESNLRLQELPNINTGRTYGINNAKSESLLSKKPSKEADKLSKLLEQCNLLQDGIDKKLSVYF is encoded by the exons ATGGAGGAGACAAAGTATCAAGGATTTAGCAAGAATTCAGGACCCGCTAAACGTTTTCAATCTAAACCCGCTTTTGGTTTCAACgatccttctccttcttctccaaTAACAACCCCAATTCCACCTTCAACTCCCAG ctCCATTGAATCTCCTGGTTGGAGTGATGGTCAGAATATGTTATATAAAGATTTGGGTGGCCAAACTCCCGAAAGGACCACTTCTGTCGCAAAATTTATTGCTTCGCGTGATTCAAAGTCTGGTATTACAGCCAGAGTCTATAGATCTCCTCCACTCCTAGAAAGCACCCGATCTCCTCCTATATCATATGCGGATATTGATGATTCGAGGAACCCGAATCAAACTGTCCTAATGAATAA CCGCCCAAATATGCATATGGAGGGGCAAGGGCACTTACTTCCTTTAAAATCGCAATCACCTCCTTTGGTACCCTTGAACCATCAATCTGTTCCAAATTTTCAAGCTCCTTCTATTTCTGTTCAGCA GCCTGCTTTAGCTCACAGTACATTGGATGGACAGGCCAATCTATCTGTCAATTATCCTAACTTTTCGGTCCGTCCAGTCCAGTCTTCTCTCACTCCATCTTTTGATTCTCAGAATCCTCGACCTAGTTTTACAAAAGAACTTAATCAAGGTTCAAAGAGAACTAGGTCCCCTCCTTCATCATCTACCAACATACACGAGAATTTTAACGATGCTCAAAAGGACTTTAGAAG ACCTTCTATATCTTCTAGATTGGGAAGCACATCAAATATTCTAAAGACCAGCCCTCATTCTCAACTTCATCAAATCTCTTCGCCGTTTAGTATTGCCGAAGCTGCTGGAAGCAGGCCCATCATCTCCACTGCTCCTAAAAGAACAAGGTCACCTCCATCATTTTCACCCACTGAAACCCTTGAAAGAAACTCCGAAGACAACTCTGAACG TGAAATGTTAGCCAAGGCAAAGCGTTTAGCTCGCTTCAAGGTAGAGTTAAGCAAATCTGAACATCATAATGATGACACTGTAGGCCATACAACGTCAGTGTTGGAGAAGAAAGATATGGGAGGACATATGGATTCAGCAAGCAACATTACTAATGGCCATGGTGTTAATGAAAATGAAGGGCAGGAAACATCCAATGTTATTATTGGTTTATGTCCAGATATGTGTCCTG AGTCAGAGAGGGGAGAGCGTGAAAGGAAAGGGGATCTTGACCAATATGAACGCGTGGACGGGGACAGAAACGTAACCAGCAGACTTCTTGCAGTTAAGAAG TATACTAGGACAGCAGAGAGGGAAGCCAGCTTGATCCGGCCTATGCCCATCTTGAAGAAGACAATTGGTTATCTGCTAACTTTACTAGATCAACCTTATGATGAAAGGTTTCTTGGCATATACAACTTCTTGTGGGACAGGATGAGAGCTATTCGGATGGACCTGAGAATGCAGCACATTTTCAATCAAGGAGCTATTACTATGTTGGAACAGATG ATAAAATTACACATCATTGCAATGCATGAGTTATGTGAATATACTAAAGGAGAGGGATTTTCTGAGGGTTTTGACGCTCACCTCAATATTGAACAGATGAACAAAGCTTCAGTTGAATTGTTCCAATTGTATGATGATCACAGGAAGAAAGGAGTGTATATTCCCACAGAAAAAGAGTTTCGTGGCTATTATGCGCTTCTTAAACTGGATAAGCACCCTGGTTATAAA GTTGAACCTGCAGAGCTCTCCCTTGATCTTGCTAAGATGACTCCAGAGATAAGGCAGACGCCAGAAGTTCTATTTGCCCGCAATGTAGCAAG agCTTGCAGAACGGGTAATTTTATCGCCTTCTTTCGGCTTGCGAGAAAAGCAACTTATCTTCAAGCATGTCTAATGCACGCGCACTTTGCAAAG CTGCGTACCCAAGCACTTGCTTCTCTACATTCTGGTGTACAGAATAACCAAGGTCTTCCTGTTGCTCATGTTgctaattggcttgctatggag GATGAAGACATAGAGGTTCTTTTGGAGTATCATGGGTTCTTGATAAAAGCATTTGGCGAACCATACATGGTGAAGGAAGGTCTGTTTCTTAATGCTGATACGGAATACCCCACAAAGTGCTCCAAACTTGTGCACAAGAAAAGGTCTGGAAGGATTGTTGAGGATGTTTCACCCTCAATTCATGCTGAATTACTACCTGGCAAGACTATGAAAGAGATTCCGATGATGAAAACATACAAGCATGAGCCCCAAACAGTTTCAGCTGCTAAAAACAATAGTTCTGTCCAGAAGCTCGATGAGAAAATTCCAGAATCTAAAGCCATTTACTCTCCAAAGGATAGTAAATCAGGAAAGGCGTTAAGGGAAATGCAAAGTGTTCAGAACAGTGCAAAAGATTATGATATGGCTAGGACTCATCCATCACCATTGGGCTTCCCCTTTGATAATATTATGCCCGAACCACAACAAACAAGAATTGGCGGTTTAAAGATTGTCAATTCTTATATGGTTGCTGAAGCCTCACCAAGGAGAAACTCACCCTCTAATGTGGATGCCAGGTCACTGGAGATTATACCAAAAACTGTTCCGCCAGAAGGTTCATTAACTAATAGCTTTTTTTTGCCACTTCCTGTGGCCCAGAGTGCATCCAAGGATGATTCCATGTTTATTCACCAAGAACATGAAGATGAAGTTCACGAAGTTAGTGAAAGTTGTCACGATGAAGAAGTTGCTGAGGCCAAGCTGAAGTTGTTTTTAAG GTTATGGAGGAGACGAGTGTCGAAATTAAGAATGTTACGGGAAGAGAGGCAATTAGCATCAAGTGCTGCACTGAATTCATTACCATTGGGCCCCCCAATTCGACATTGTATAGAA AAACCCTGTAATTTTGACAAGTTTGACATTGATGTAACGATGAGGGAGAGATATGAAACACAGGAAAACTCACAGTCAAGGCTTAATGTTTCCGACGTAGTTGGAGATACAATAGCCAGAAGAAATCCAGATGCTAAATGCTTGTGCTGGAAAATTATTCTATGCTCTCAGAAGAGCAGTGCATATGAAATGGGAAAAGCAGGCTTGTGGTTAACCTCAAAGATCATGCCTTGCAGCGATAATGATGTGGTGATTTCATCTCCTGACTTGGTAATATGGAGGAAATGGATTCGAAGTCAATCTGACATTGATCCTACATGCTGCTTCTCTGTCATTAGAGATACAGCAGTTGGTATTCGAGATGAGGTAGTATCAGGGGCAAGTGGAATTTTGTTTCTAGTATCTGAGAGCATCTCATGGAAACATCAGAGAGTTAATCTCCATAATCTTTTGATGTCGATTCCTTCTGATGCTTGTTTGCCTCTACTCATCCTATGCAGTAGTGGCTCATACGACGAAAGGTCCTCTTCTGTTATAATCAATGAGCTAGGCCTTCAAGACATTGATAACTTACGGGTCAGTAGCTTTCTTGTTGTTTTCCTCAGGGAAAACCAGCAGATGAAACACTTGGATGGATTTTTCAGTGATACCCGTTTAAGAGAAGGACTGCAATGGCTGGCAGGTGAATCACCTTCGCAACCCAACCTCCACCGTGTGAAAATTAGAGAACTTGTTCACATGCACATCAGTTCCTTTTCAGGGGTGCAGGACATCATTAGTAACTCCAAGTTGAGCCCTAATGACTGCATCTCATTGTTCAATAAGGCCTTGGATTATTCAATGCAGGAGATTATTGCTGCTGCCAATTCAAATCCTGCCGGTTGGCCATGTCCAGAGATTGGTTTACTTGACAAGTCTTTTAATGAAGATAGAGTAGTAAAAAGTTATTTGCCAACTTTGGGATGGAGTTCAAATGAGAAAACTCAACCAATCATCCATGCCTTGCAAAACTGTAAGCTCCCTATTTTTACTGATGATTTATCCTGGTTGGCTAGAGGTTCGAAAGTTGGGCAGGAGATCGAGAATCAGAAGACACAGCTTGAGAATTGCTTGATCCAATACCTGACTCATACTAGTAATATGATGGGAATTTCATTGGCTGCAAAAGAGGCACGTGTCATAACACAAACATGTGCTAAACTTGAGCTGTGCGGTTCAAGCTACCGTGTAGTTCCACATTGGGGTTTGATTTCTCGTCGAATTTTTAACTGGCGATTGACAGGTTTATCTAGTAGAGAAATTTCTGCGGCTTACATCTCAGAACACCATCATAACGTTGCTCTTCAAAATATGGGCTTTGAAGCATGCTTATCCTCTTCTTACTATACAGATACATCTTTAGATGAAATGATCAGTGTTATCTGCAACTCTCCACTTCCTGCTAATGACAGGAGGCCTAGGCCCGAAGCACTTCATGGTCTTCCACATATGAATTTTGATGACGAGACTACTAACTTAAGGGATGCTGAAAGTAATCTTCGACTTCAGGAGTTGCCTAACATTAACACAGGCCGCACATATGGTATAAACAATGCTAAAAGTGAATCGTTACTCAGTAAGAAACCAAGCAAAGAAGCTGACAAGTTGAGCAAGCTATTGGAGCAATGTAACTTACTGCAGGATGGCATTGATAAGAAGCTATCTGTATACTTCTGA